Proteins encoded in a region of the Nonomuraea helvata genome:
- a CDS encoding extracellular solute-binding protein: MMISKRRGLAAASALAAAALTVASCSSGNTGTGSSSAPASSAAAEPVTIRVQTFGGGTNFGYKNAIEKWNAEHKDIQIKEEHLTDQFEQQYWPQMIQWLQAGNGAGDVVGIDEGGMGLAKAHPEWWADLKEYGLDSRKADFPAWKWENGVTADGKLFGLGTDIGGMSLCYRTDLFKKAGLPTDREKVSALWPTWDEFMNVGKTFQSKVKDTKFADGTNTLYQVVLYQEAAKNGNVTYFDKDNNLIVDKNPAVKSAFDFATKMSQQGLTAKLRNFTDEWAAGTQKGAFATVGCPSWMLGVVSGNAGDGGKGKWDVASVPGGGGNWGGSWVAVPKQSKHPKEAAMVADYLTQAETEASIFKDFGNMPSNTKAQQDPAVQGAKNEFFNQAPIGEIFAKSASSLQPVFLGVKHAQVKNAIESVIQGMDDGSVKYDKAWQQLVDDAVKAAG, encoded by the coding sequence ATGATGATCAGCAAGCGTCGCGGTCTTGCCGCGGCCTCGGCCCTCGCCGCGGCGGCGCTGACCGTCGCGTCCTGTAGCTCAGGCAACACCGGTACGGGTTCCAGCAGCGCTCCCGCCTCCTCGGCGGCGGCCGAGCCGGTCACCATCCGCGTGCAGACCTTCGGCGGCGGCACGAACTTCGGCTACAAGAACGCCATCGAGAAGTGGAACGCCGAGCACAAGGACATCCAGATCAAGGAGGAGCACCTCACCGACCAGTTCGAGCAGCAGTACTGGCCCCAGATGATCCAGTGGTTGCAGGCCGGCAACGGCGCAGGCGACGTGGTCGGCATCGACGAGGGCGGCATGGGCCTGGCCAAGGCGCACCCCGAGTGGTGGGCCGACTTGAAGGAGTACGGCCTGGACTCCCGCAAGGCGGACTTCCCGGCGTGGAAGTGGGAGAACGGCGTCACGGCCGACGGCAAGCTGTTCGGCCTCGGCACCGACATCGGCGGCATGAGCCTCTGCTACCGCACGGACCTGTTCAAGAAGGCCGGGCTGCCGACCGACCGTGAGAAGGTCAGCGCGCTCTGGCCGACCTGGGACGAGTTCATGAACGTCGGCAAGACGTTCCAGTCGAAGGTCAAGGACACGAAGTTCGCCGACGGCACGAACACGCTGTACCAGGTCGTCCTCTACCAGGAGGCGGCCAAGAACGGCAACGTCACGTACTTCGACAAGGACAACAACCTCATCGTCGACAAGAACCCGGCGGTGAAGTCGGCCTTCGACTTCGCCACGAAGATGAGCCAGCAGGGCCTGACCGCCAAGCTGCGCAACTTCACCGACGAGTGGGCGGCGGGCACCCAGAAGGGCGCGTTCGCCACGGTCGGCTGCCCGTCCTGGATGCTCGGCGTGGTCAGCGGCAACGCCGGTGACGGCGGCAAGGGCAAGTGGGACGTGGCCTCGGTGCCGGGCGGCGGCGGCAACTGGGGCGGCTCCTGGGTGGCCGTGCCCAAGCAGTCGAAGCACCCGAAGGAGGCCGCGATGGTCGCCGACTACCTGACCCAGGCGGAGACCGAGGCCAGCATCTTCAAGGACTTCGGCAACATGCCGAGCAACACGAAGGCCCAGCAGGACCCGGCCGTCCAGGGCGCGAAGAACGAGTTCTTCAACCAGGCCCCCATCGGTGAGATCTTCGCCAAGTCCGCCTCGAGCCTGCAGCCGGTCTTCCTCGGCGTGAAGCACGCCCAGGTCAAGAACGCCATCGAGTCCGTCATCCAGGGCATGGACGACGGCTCTGTGAAGTACGACAAGGCCTGGCAGCAGCTGGTCGACGACGCGGTGAAGGCCGCGGGTTAG
- a CDS encoding MarR family winged helix-turn-helix transcriptional regulator translates to MAADPPRDGADAIQDAWRRELPGVPVESIGVITRIWWAAKVFGDERRRLLTKLGVDVATLDLLSTLRRSGPPYRMSPGKLADACMVTRGAITQRVERAAGAGLVERTAAGSGYHARAVTLTDAGHALLDRVVAGLLAAEDRLVGHLAPERRDQLADLLRELLAGLGGPAPTGQVGD, encoded by the coding sequence GTGGCCGCTGACCCGCCGCGCGACGGCGCCGACGCCATCCAGGACGCCTGGCGGCGGGAGCTGCCGGGCGTCCCGGTGGAGTCGATCGGGGTCATCACCCGGATCTGGTGGGCCGCCAAGGTCTTCGGCGACGAGCGCCGCCGTCTCCTCACGAAGCTGGGCGTGGACGTCGCGACGCTGGATCTGCTGTCCACGCTGCGGCGCTCCGGCCCGCCGTACCGGATGAGCCCGGGCAAGCTGGCCGACGCCTGCATGGTGACGCGCGGCGCGATCACCCAGCGCGTGGAGCGGGCGGCCGGGGCAGGGCTGGTCGAACGGACCGCCGCCGGATCGGGCTACCACGCGCGCGCGGTCACCCTCACCGACGCGGGCCACGCCCTGCTCGACCGCGTCGTCGCCGGCCTGCTCGCGGCCGAGGACCGCCTCGTCGGCCATCTCGCACCCGAACGCCGCGACCAGCTCGCCGACCTGCTGCGCGAACTGCTCGCCGGGCTCGGCGGCCCGGCTCCGACCGGGCAGGTCGGAGACTGA
- a CDS encoding alpha/beta hydrolase has protein sequence MELTERFEWRGRRIAWGRSGDGPAVVFCHGTPFSSVLWQPFAETLSRDFTVYLWDMPGYGRSSKHAEHPVDFGAQAEAFAALLTHWGLDRPHVIAHDFGGAVSLRTHLILGADYASLMLVDVVAIPPSGSPFFQFVQDHPDVLAQLPAYIHTAIVRAYIQGASHRGLRDDDLDALVQPWTGEDGQPAFYRQIAHYDERFLEENEEQLGRISIPVRILWGSDDAWIPTDIARRLQSLIPAAELSLIEAAGHLVHHDAPVPLMDEIRAWLTAG, from the coding sequence ATGGAGTTGACGGAGCGATTCGAGTGGCGTGGGAGGCGGATCGCCTGGGGACGCTCGGGCGACGGCCCGGCCGTGGTGTTCTGTCATGGCACGCCGTTCTCGTCGGTGTTGTGGCAGCCGTTCGCGGAGACCTTGAGCCGCGACTTCACCGTCTATCTGTGGGACATGCCCGGATATGGTCGTTCCTCCAAGCATGCCGAGCATCCCGTGGATTTCGGCGCGCAGGCCGAGGCGTTCGCGGCGCTGCTCACGCACTGGGGGCTGGACCGGCCACACGTGATCGCCCACGACTTCGGCGGCGCCGTGTCCCTGCGCACCCACCTGATCCTGGGCGCCGATTACGCCTCGCTCATGCTCGTCGACGTCGTGGCCATCCCGCCCAGCGGCTCGCCCTTCTTCCAGTTCGTGCAGGACCATCCCGACGTCCTGGCGCAGCTGCCGGCCTACATCCACACCGCCATCGTGCGTGCCTACATTCAGGGCGCCAGCCACCGCGGCCTGCGCGACGACGATCTCGACGCCCTCGTGCAGCCGTGGACGGGGGAGGACGGCCAGCCGGCCTTCTACCGGCAGATCGCCCACTACGACGAGCGCTTCCTCGAAGAGAACGAGGAGCAACTGGGTCGCATCAGCATCCCCGTACGGATCCTGTGGGGCTCCGATGACGCGTGGATCCCCACCGATATCGCCCGGCGGCTGCAGAGCCTGATCCCTGCCGCCGAGCTCTCGCTGATCGAGGCCGCCGGTCATCTGGTCCACCACGACGCGCCGGTCCCGCTGATGGACGAAATACGCGCCTGGCTCACCGCCGGCTGA
- a CDS encoding SDR family oxidoreductase, whose amino-acid sequence MTRTTVVTGGGTGIGKAVAARFAADGDRVVIIGRRADVLEAAAKEIGGAALPADLSEPAEVERVRAALAERFGTIDVLVNNAGGNVDMRDGSGGVTERWTGNFRANVLTSVLPTEAFRELLNPSGRIVFISSIAAFRGSGGTSYGPMKAALHPYASDLAAALGPRGITVNVVAPGFIEDTEFFSGALGDERRATLVAQTHTGRAGTPQDIAETVHWLASPGGGHVTAQIIQVNGGAERGR is encoded by the coding sequence ATGACACGCACGACAGTGGTCACCGGCGGGGGCACCGGCATCGGCAAGGCGGTGGCGGCGCGCTTCGCGGCCGACGGGGACCGGGTGGTGATCATCGGTCGCCGCGCCGACGTGCTGGAGGCGGCCGCCAAGGAGATCGGCGGCGCCGCCCTGCCGGCCGACCTGAGCGAGCCGGCGGAGGTCGAGCGGGTGCGCGCCGCCCTGGCCGAGCGCTTCGGCACGATCGACGTGCTGGTCAACAACGCGGGCGGCAACGTCGACATGCGGGACGGCTCCGGCGGCGTCACGGAGCGGTGGACGGGCAACTTCCGGGCCAACGTGCTGACGTCGGTGCTGCCGACCGAGGCGTTCCGCGAGCTGCTGAACCCGTCCGGGCGGATCGTGTTCATCAGCTCGATCGCGGCCTTCCGGGGCTCGGGAGGCACCTCGTACGGCCCGATGAAGGCGGCCCTGCACCCGTACGCGTCGGACCTGGCCGCCGCGCTCGGACCGCGCGGCATCACGGTGAACGTGGTCGCCCCGGGGTTCATCGAGGACACCGAGTTCTTCAGCGGCGCCCTGGGTGACGAACGGCGCGCGACGCTCGTCGCCCAGACCCACACCGGCCGGGCCGGGACGCCGCAGGACATCGCCGAGACCGTGCACTGGCTCGCCTCGCCCGGCGGCGGGCACGTCACCGCGCAGATCATCCAGGTGAACGGCGGCGCCGAACGTGGCCGCTGA
- a CDS encoding sugar ABC transporter permease produces MSSTPFNGRRGYSHRRDRPPGRRWRSRLDVKAMPYALVSPYFLLFAAFGLFPLAFTLYYSLYDYDLAGTVEWTGLGNYTALLGDEDFWNAVVNTVSMFVIATVPQMLLALLLANGLNKRFRFRLPIRMSVLLPLVTSVVAVAVVFTQLYARDWGLVNWVLSWFGVDKTNWRAERIPSWIAIATMVDWRWTGYNAIIFLAGMQTIPRDLYEAAAIDGASRRRQFWQITLPMLRPTMIFVVLNSTIGGLTLFSEPTTFYNGNVDGGSQGQFQTVAMFIVKQGFREFDYGYAAAAAWLLFLLILIGAAINFLFVRRIGGTR; encoded by the coding sequence ATGAGCTCGACACCCTTCAACGGGCGGCGTGGATACAGCCATCGCCGCGACCGCCCGCCCGGCCGCCGCTGGCGTTCCCGACTGGACGTCAAGGCGATGCCGTACGCCCTGGTGTCCCCGTACTTCCTGCTGTTCGCCGCCTTCGGGCTGTTCCCGTTGGCCTTCACCCTCTACTACTCGCTCTACGACTACGACCTGGCCGGGACCGTGGAATGGACCGGACTGGGCAACTACACCGCGCTGCTGGGCGATGAGGACTTCTGGAACGCCGTGGTCAACACGGTCAGCATGTTCGTCATCGCCACCGTCCCCCAGATGCTGCTCGCGCTCCTGCTGGCCAACGGGCTGAACAAGCGGTTCAGGTTCCGCCTGCCGATCCGCATGAGCGTGCTGCTGCCGCTGGTCACGTCGGTGGTCGCGGTCGCGGTGGTGTTCACGCAGCTGTACGCCCGCGACTGGGGCCTGGTGAACTGGGTCCTGAGCTGGTTCGGCGTGGACAAGACGAACTGGCGGGCCGAGCGCATCCCGTCGTGGATCGCCATCGCCACCATGGTCGACTGGCGCTGGACCGGCTACAACGCGATCATCTTCCTGGCCGGCATGCAGACGATCCCCCGCGACCTGTACGAGGCCGCCGCGATCGACGGCGCCTCCCGGCGCCGGCAGTTCTGGCAGATCACGCTGCCGATGCTGCGCCCCACCATGATCTTCGTGGTGCTCAACTCCACGATCGGCGGCCTGACGCTGTTCTCCGAGCCGACCACGTTCTACAACGGCAACGTCGACGGCGGCTCGCAGGGACAGTTCCAGACGGTGGCCATGTTCATCGTCAAGCAGGGCTTCCGCGAGTTCGACTACGGCTACGCAGCGGCGGCCGCCTGGCTGCTGTTCCTGCTCATTCTCATCGGAGCGGCGATCAACTTCCTGTTCGTGCGCAGGATCGGGGGCACCAGATGA